From the Colletotrichum lupini chromosome 10, complete sequence genome, one window contains:
- a CDS encoding Sec7 domain-containing protein produces MSRDADDLLQTETASAVGTRSSADIRRAMIAPRMQYRSRPVSVAVDPVSLVMSECISITSAIQKHARSPHSSVSAILGGSPNPIHLGPPSPSPRGASKTPGTGLGIDGAQDVASANRWGLRGKKGRSIQDNPLMAGFGKLRHELASVRDIHSFDALVLLNPFLQIIQTKGTAAPITILTLGALRKFLAYGFISPASPRFALAMQSLSAAVTRCQFDGSDSGQVEVVLLMILHLMEDMMSGPGGDILSDESVCDMMGRGLAICSQPRFSPVLRRTAEASMVRMCQIIFEDVKHLEVEAGDESDALDKQTSADMDSVKMDPAATTAPGLQVTSPEPDARLSTSSSTPLDPNPRSRGGSESGDSKTDAGAGGDVEADGDADGAESSDSLDLRPYSLPSVRELFRVLVNFLDPNDRQHTDTMRVMALRIIHVALEVSGPSIARHPALAGIAEDRLCCYLFQLVRSDNMAILQESLIVAGTLLATCRGVLKLQQELFLSYLVACLHPSVEIPREPGIDPSLYAGIPQSPKLVKPPPSQTSSGRSTPVPVKDRQKLGLEGGARKPDARQAMVENIGVLSRMPTFMAELFVNYDCDADRADLCEDMIGLLSRNALPDSATWSTTSVPPLCLDALLRYIQFIAERLDEPPVVDGYPDATELRELRRKKKIIIKGTSKFNENPKGGLAYLEAQGIISDLKDPVAVAKFLKGTSRVSKKVLGEYLSKKGNEAVLEAFMGHFDFSEKRVDEALRGLLETFRLPGESALIERIVVCFADKYCLKAKPTEVANADAVYVLTYAIIMLNTDQHNPNLKSQKRMTVDDFARNLRGVNDGQNFAPEYLQDIFDNIRTNEIILPDEHDNKHAFDYAWRELLVKSESVRPLVLCETNIYDADMFASTWRPIVSTLSYVFMSATDDAVFARIVTGFDECARIAAKYKNTEALDQIIYALSHMTTLATDIPFNTNLNTEVQAGESSVMVSELAVKLGRDFRAQLATLVLFRVVTGSEELIQDGWKHITRIWLNLFVNSLVPPFFADSPVLDIGPIPLHTPSQVIDRAAKTVDTGFFSAFTSYISSYAADDPPEPSDEELESTLCTVDCVNSCHMGNVFANISKLCPQDLEPLIDSLLNALPEDNNPTVIVVKSDNVPAATMNGQKPVQPGAVYDPAMAYILEFSTVLALRDQNTVQLVAKRVIEALQVVLRDAGRYHYIVVSRATFYLLKLLRVSYAYDYINVPVLLHTISSFPKEALARTSTMVLQGLRLCIDEPSPLRNEIMTSPDFWAIMRALTGRPDSAPLVFDILELGCGGTPPAIIADNYEAAISLFGDFASGAGRIVLAERKLDAQQRKAREGTHDKTTVNEAISRGTKAVNSIHNMTARIPFLMKQSHLESNEAWSAYWLPIFQALTTQCTNPCRDVRLQAFTSLQRSLLSPELTDSDHKEWTAIFGEVLFPLIHKLLKPEVFSSDRDGMSEMRVQAASLLCKVFLQYLVLLSEWDGMLDLWVKIIDIMDRLMNSGQGDSLEEAVRENLKNVVLFMASSGFLVSPRQDASKEKLWNETWKRIDRFLPELKSDLALEEPSSGEEPAPAAGTTA; encoded by the exons ATGAGCCGAGATGCAGATGACTTGCTGCAAACCGAGACGGCCTCTGCCGTTGGCACGCGCTCTAGCGCGGACATTCGTCGAGCCATGATCGCGCCGAGGATGCAGTATCGAAGCCGACCTGTCTCTGTCGCTGTAGACCCCGTGTCTTTGGTCATGTCCGAGTGCATATCGATCACTTCTGCGATTCAAAAACATGCGCGATCACCTCATTCTTCCGTTTCGGCCATCTTGGGTGGGAGCCCAAACCCGATTCACCTGGGGCCCCCGAGTCCTTCACCGAGGGGTGCATCCAAGACACCAGGCACTGGACTCGGGATCGATGGCGCTCAGGACGTGGCCTCCGCCAACAGATGGGGCCTACGAGGAAAGAAGGGTCGCAGCATACAGGACAACCCATTGATGGCCGGGTTTGGGAAGCTCCGTCATGAATTGGCCAGCGTTAGAG ACATACACTCATTCGACGCTCTGGTTCTCTTGAATCCGTTCCTTCAGATAATCCAaacgaaaggtacggccgCGCCCATAACCATCCTCACTCTGGGAGCCCTGCGCAAGTTCTTGGCATACGGGTTTATAAGCCCTGCATCACCACGATTCGCCCTTGCCATGCAGTCCCTATCAGCTGCCGTCACTCGGTGTCAATTCGATGGAAGCGACTCAGGACAGGTGGAGGTTGTTCTCCTGATGATTCTTCACCTAATGGAGGACATGATGTCGGGGCCAGGAGGCGACATTTTAAGTGACGAAAGTGTTTGCGATATGATGGGCAGGGGGCTAGCAATTTGCTCGCAACCTCGATTTTCGCCCGTCCTCCGACGAACAGCCGAGGCGTCCATGGTTCGCATGTGCCAGATTATCTTTGAGGACGTCAAACACCTCGAGGTTGAGGCCGGAGATGAGTCCGACGCTCTCGACAAGCAAACAAGCGCAGACATGGACAGCGTCAAAATGGATCCAGCCGCGACTACTGCGCCAGGCTTGCAGGTGACGAGCCCTGAACCGGATGCGCGCCTGTCCACCTCAAGCTCGACTCCCTTGGACCCGAATCCACGATCTCGGGGAGGCTCAGAGTCGGGTGATAGCAAGACCGACGCTGGCGCTGGCGGCGATGTGGAGGCCGATGGTGATGCAGATGGCGCGGAGAGTTCCGACTCTTTGGATCTCCGGCCCTACTCGCTGCCTTCTGTGCGGGAACTCTTCCGGGTTCTAGTCAACTTCTTGGACCCCAACGACCGGCAGCATACCGACACTATGAGAGTCATGGCATTGCGCATTATTCACGTTGCCCTCGAGGTTTCTGGTCCCTCTATTGCGCGGCACCCTGCTTTGGCTGGGATAGCCGAGGACAGGCTCTGCTGCTATCTCTTCCAGCTTGTTAGGTCGGACAACATGGCCATCCTGCAAGAGTCGTTGATCGTGGCCGGCACGTTACTAGCCACCTGCCGCGGTGTTTTAAAATTGCAGCAGGAACTCTTTCTTTCGTATCTCGTTGCGTGCCTTCACCCGTCGGTAGAAATACCGCGAGAACCAGGCATTGACCCGTCACTGTATGCCGGGATACCGCAATCCCCCAAGCTCGTCAAGCCACCCCCATCGCAGACCAGCAGCGGCCGCTCGACGCCAGTCCCGGTGAAGGATCGGCAAAAACTCGGTCTTGAGGGTGGTGCCAGGAAGCCAGACGCACGACAAGCCATGGTTGAGAACATTGGTGTACTGTCAAGGATGCCAACGTTCATGGCTGAACTCTTTGTCAATTACGATTGCGACGCTGATCGAGCGGACCTATGCGAAGACATGATTGGCCTTCTCTCGAGAAATGCTTTGCCGGACTCTGCAACTTGGAGCACGACGAGCGTGCCACCGCTTTGCTTGGATGCACTGCTCAGATACATCCAGTTCATCGCCGAAAGGTTGGACGAACCCCCGGTTGTCGATGGCTATCCCGACGCTACGGAGCTACGGGAACTGAGACGGAAGAAGAAGATCATTATCAAGGGTACCAGCAAGTTCAACGAGAACCCCAAGGGCGGCCTTGCCTATCTCGAGGCCCAGGGAATCATCTCCGACCTCAAGGATCCAGTCGCGGTCGCCAAGTTCCTCAAGGGAACATCGCGCGTGTCCAAAAAGGTCCTCGGCGAGTATCTCTCCAAGAAGGGAAACGAGGCCGTACTAGAGGCGTTCATGGGCCACTTCGACTTTTCAGAGAAGCGAGTGGACGAGGCGCTCAGAGGACTGTTGGAGACATTCAGATTGCCTGGCGAGTCAGCATTGATTGAGAGAATCGTTGTCTGTTTCGCAGATAAGTACTGCTTGAAGGCGAAACCAACCGAGGTCGCCAACGCGGATGCTGTCTATGTCCTGACCTACGCCATCATCATGCTCAACACGGATCAGCACAACCCCAACCTCAAGAGTCAAAAGCGTATGACCGTGGACGATTTTGCACGAAACTTGCGAGGCGTCAATGACGGCCAAAATTTTGCGCCAGAGTATCTTCAGGATATTTTTGACAACATTAGAACCAACGAGATCATCCTGCCTGATGAGCATGACAACAAGCATGCGTTTGACTATGCCTGGCGCGAGTTGCTCGTCAAGTCGGAATCGGTGCGTCCGCTGGTTCTGTGCGAGACGAACATCTACGATGCCGACATGTTCGCCTCAACGTGGCGGCCTATCGTGTCCACCCTTTCTTACGTATTCATGTCGGCTACGGACGATGCAGTCTTTGCGAGGATCGTCACTGGCTTTGACGAATGCGCCCGTATTGCGGCCAAGTATAAAAACACGGAGGCTCTCGATCAGATCATCTACGCACTGAGCCACATGACAACCTTGGCTACTGACATACCCTTCAACACCAACTTGAATACCGAGGTCCAAGCTGGCGAAAGCAGTGTCATGGTCAGCGAGCTGGCAGTGAAACTTGGAAGAGACTTCAGGGCGCAACTGGCGACTCTGGTACTTTTCCGGGTTGTCACTGGCAGTGAGGAGTTAATTCAGGATGGTTGGAAACAT ATCACCCGCATATGGCTCAACCTCTTTGTCAACTCCCTGGTCCCTCCCTTCTTTGCGGATTCACCAGTTCTGGACATTGGTCCGATCCCGCTGCACACACCTTCTCAGGTAATCGATCGTGCTGCAAAGACTGTCGATACGGGCTTCTTTTctgcctttactagctacatTTCCAGCTACGCAGCAGACGATCCACCAGAACCCTCGGACGAGGAACTGGAAAGTACCCTCTGCACCGTCGACTGTGTCAACTCATGTCATATGGGCAACGTCTTTGCCAACATCTC AAAACTCTGCCCTCAAGACCTAGAGCCGTTGATTGACTCCCTCCTCAACGCACTACCTGAAGATAACAACCCAACGGTGATCGTTGTCAAGTCGGACAATGTACCCGCAGCAACAATGAACGGCCAAAAGCCCGTGCAACCAGGAGCTGTGTACGACCCTGCCATGGCCTACATCCTTGAGTTCAGCACAGTCCTGGCTCTTCGCGATCAGAACACTGTCCAACTTGTAGCAAAGAGGGTCATCGAAGCACTGCAGGTCGTGCTGCGAGATGCTGGACGGTACCACTACATTGTTGTATCGAGGGCGACCTTTTATCTTCTCAAGCTACTCCGAGTCAGCTAT GCTTATGATTACATCAACGTCCCGGTCCTGTTGCACACAATCTCGAGCTTCCCCAAGGAAGCACTGGCGAGAACTTCGACCATGGTGCTCCAGGGCTTAAGACTGTGCATTGACGAACCCAGCCCACTACGCAACGAGATCATGACTTCCCCGGACTTCTGGGCAATCATGCGAGCACTTACCGGACGTCCAGATTCTGCACCTCTCGTGTTTGACATTCTCGAGTTAGGTTGCGGAGGTACACCACCTGCTATCATTGCCGACAACTACGAGGCCGCCATCTCTCTCTTCGGCGACTTCGCGTCCGGGGCAGGTCGGATTGTCCTTGCAGAGCGCAAGCTAGATGCCCAGCAGCGTAAGGCCCGAGAGGGGACACACGACAAGACGAC TGTCAATGAGGCAATCTCACGAGGTACCAAGGCGGTCAACAGCATTCACAATATGACAGCGCGTATACCTTTCTTGATGAAGCAGTCCCATCTTGAGAGCAACGAAG CATGGTCCGCTTACTGGCTGCCTATCTTCCAAGCACTAACAACGCAATGCACAAACCCATGCCGCGATGTTCGCCTCCAGGCGTTCACGTCGCTGCAGCGATCTCTACTCTCGCCTGAGCTCACTGACAGTGACCACAAGGAGTGGACCGCCATATTTGGCGAGGTCCTGTTCCCTCTCATTCACAAACTCCTTAAGCCTGAAGTCTTTTCATCGGACCGTGACGGCATGAGCGAGATGCGTGTTCAAGCTGCGTCCCTGCTGTGCAAAGTGTTCCTTCAATATCTCGTGCTCCTCTCAGAGTGGGACGGAATGCTGGATCTGTGGGTCAAGATTATTGACATCATGGATCGGTTGATGAATAGCGGTCAAGGCGATAGCCTG GAGGAGGCAGTTCGGGAGAACCTCAAAAACGTGGTGCTTTTCATGGCAAGCAGCGGCTTCTTGGTGTCTCCCAGACAAGACGCTTCGAAGGAAAAGTTATGGAACGAGACCTGGAAACGGATCGACCGTTTCCTTCCAGAACTGAAGAGTGACCTGGCCTTGGAAGAACCAAGTAGTGGAGAAGAGCCGGCGCCAGCGGCTGGTACGACTGCCTAG
- a CDS encoding necrosis inducing protein → MSSRLLALFIPLLGLVNSALLPRDGDVAVNNQWLGHDKIIPLPALPDDDIMGELEQQFSPLLYSWHGCIPYAAVDADGNAGEGLKPTGKSGGDCRDFKQAGQTYTRVGKSHDRFAVLYSYYLPKVMGDAEQHRHHWLTAVVWLAFQKCPDEARSFSPRGISYSTSPGQFDTKRTTTLYVAKDGTGPATHPLVTYDAGQILFPSDVGPSGALSPPLVGWHRLPQRTKDQFNGIKYEHTKVPFSDGNFQAYLDAAYNEAFYDGVSTAMDCGSLDPPQSMIDPDLEDVPPSAEPTAPPS, encoded by the exons ATGTCGAGCCGACTACTGGCTCTCTTCATTCCCCTTCTTGGGCTTGTCAACTCGGCACTTTTACCCAGAGACGGTGATGTCGCAGTGAACAACCAATGGTTGGGTCATGATAAGATTATACCCTTGCCTGCCTTGCCCGATGACGACATCATGGGTGAACTAGAGCAGCAGTTTTCGCCACTGCTTTATTCTTGGCACGGATGCATCCCCTATGCTGCAGTTGATGCCGACGGCAATGCCGG CGAAGGACTGAAGCCGACGGGCAAAAGTGGTGGCGATTGCCGTGATTTCAAACAGGCTGGTCAGACTTACACGAGAGTTGGTAAATCTCACGATAGATTCGCCGTTCTCTACAGCTACTACCTTCCCAAGGTCATGGGAGATGCTGAGCAGCATCGTCATCACTGGCTTACTGCAGTGGTATGGCTTGCCTTCCAAAAATGCCCGGATGAAGCTAGAAGCTTTTCCCCTCGTGGCATCAGCTATTCCACGAGCCCCGGCCAGTTCGACACGAAGCGAACAACTACGCTTTATGTCGCTAAAGACGGCACTGGGCCCGCGACACATCCTCTCGTCACCTATGATGCTGGCCAAATTCTCTTTCCCTCTGACGTCGGACCCAGCGGGGCTTTGAGTCCTCCTCTCGTTGGCTGGCACCGATTGCCACAGCGAACGAAAGACCAGTTCAACGGCATCAAATACGAGCACACCAAGGTTCCCTTCAGCGATGGGAACTTTCAGGCCTACCTGGATGCAGCTTACAACGAGGCCTTCTACGACGGTGTCTCAACGGCAATGGATTGTGGATCTTTAGACCCCCCGCAGTCCATGATCGACCCAGACTTGGAGGACGTGCCTCCTTCTGCCGAACCTACAGCACCACCTTCCTAG